In Sphingomonas sp. SUN019, one genomic interval encodes:
- a CDS encoding TonB-dependent receptor, whose protein sequence is MARTMSARIALNLGTAALALFASPAFAQDSASPQAGGGTAVEPEDIDIVVTARRREESLLDVPIAVSAFSGAQLEASGAIDVTDLSNVTPNVTLETSRGTNSTLTAFIRGVGQQDPVAGFEAGVGIYLDDVYLNRPQAAVLDIYDVERIEILRGPQGTLYGRNTIGGAVKYVSRRLADDPTLRVRASYGTFNQADGVISGSLPIGDGTVRIGGAVARLTRDGFGKNLTTGLENYDKNIWAGRATLQIEPSSEFFFRLTGDYTKDKSNPRGGHRLIPGLSSGIPVLPNVFDSRGGLNSPRQEVEAYGGSLLMEAHPTDWLTFRSITGYRKDDSASPIDFDSLAAVDVDVPAFYNNEQFSQEVQALIDLGGFNGLLGGYYLDATARTVFDVRLPGGVTALTFGDVGTKTGAIFGDFTYDMSEMFSVSVGGRYTWDNRESTILRRTYLGGGSPFFGGTGTLFATTSDFKGKATFKKFTPRASVSFKPTQDHTLYASYSQGFKGGGFDPRGQSTACRTPAGGACNGQQIYDFIGFDPETVDSYEIGYKASLLDRRVTVALAGFHADYTDVQVPGSIGTLINGQQTFIGVTTNAGKARINGAEAEVTARLFDDVAMSGDRLTYAGTLGWIDAKYTRFIDARGTNVADRRAFQNTPEWTFSQTLAYTTPVGDGSLDISGTMSYRSAAQQFELRTPGLDQGAYGLFDANIVYKIDDRFSIGVHGKNLADKEYVVSGYNFLSQNPDTGNFNRNPATGRLIPTLGAEGVLTAYYGNPRQVFATFTAKF, encoded by the coding sequence ATGGCTCGCACAATGTCCGCGCGAATCGCGCTCAATCTCGGCACCGCGGCGTTGGCGCTTTTCGCGTCTCCCGCCTTTGCGCAGGATTCCGCATCGCCACAAGCTGGCGGCGGAACGGCCGTCGAACCTGAAGATATCGATATCGTCGTGACCGCGCGCCGCCGCGAGGAAAGCCTGCTCGACGTGCCGATCGCGGTCAGCGCGTTTTCCGGCGCGCAGCTTGAGGCGTCCGGCGCGATCGACGTGACCGACCTGTCGAACGTCACCCCAAACGTCACGCTGGAAACCTCGCGCGGGACCAATTCGACGCTGACCGCCTTCATCCGCGGCGTCGGACAGCAGGATCCGGTCGCCGGGTTCGAGGCGGGTGTCGGCATCTATCTCGACGACGTGTATCTCAACCGCCCACAGGCCGCCGTCCTCGACATCTATGACGTCGAGCGGATTGAGATCCTGCGCGGGCCGCAGGGAACGCTGTACGGCCGCAACACGATCGGCGGCGCGGTCAAGTACGTCTCGCGACGGTTGGCCGACGACCCCACGCTGCGGGTCCGCGCCTCCTATGGCACGTTCAACCAGGCCGACGGCGTGATCAGCGGATCGCTGCCGATCGGCGACGGCACGGTCAGGATCGGGGGCGCCGTCGCGCGGCTGACGCGCGACGGGTTCGGCAAGAACCTGACCACCGGCCTGGAGAATTACGACAAGAATATCTGGGCCGGGCGCGCCACGCTGCAGATCGAGCCGTCGAGCGAGTTCTTCTTCCGGCTGACCGGCGATTACACGAAGGACAAGTCGAATCCGCGCGGCGGCCACCGGCTGATCCCGGGCCTGTCGAGCGGCATTCCCGTGCTGCCCAACGTGTTCGACAGCCGTGGCGGGCTGAATTCGCCGCGGCAGGAGGTGGAGGCATATGGCGGATCGCTGCTAATGGAGGCGCATCCCACCGACTGGCTGACGTTCCGTTCGATCACCGGCTATCGCAAGGACGACAGCGCCTCGCCGATCGATTTCGACAGCCTGGCCGCGGTCGATGTCGACGTGCCCGCATTCTACAACAACGAACAGTTCAGCCAGGAAGTGCAGGCGCTGATCGACCTCGGCGGATTCAACGGACTGCTGGGCGGATATTATCTCGACGCGACCGCGCGCACGGTGTTCGACGTGCGTCTGCCGGGCGGGGTGACCGCGCTGACCTTCGGCGACGTGGGGACCAAGACCGGCGCGATCTTCGGCGATTTCACTTATGATATGAGCGAGATGTTCAGCGTGTCGGTCGGCGGGCGCTACACCTGGGACAATCGCGAATCGACGATCTTGCGGCGCACCTATCTGGGGGGCGGATCGCCGTTCTTTGGCGGCACGGGGACGCTGTTTGCGACGACGTCGGATTTCAAGGGCAAGGCGACGTTCAAGAAATTCACGCCGCGGGCATCGGTCAGCTTCAAGCCGACGCAGGATCATACGCTCTACGCAAGCTATTCGCAGGGCTTCAAGGGCGGCGGCTTCGATCCGCGCGGGCAGTCGACCGCGTGCCGCACGCCGGCCGGCGGCGCCTGCAACGGGCAGCAGATCTACGACTTCATCGGCTTCGATCCGGAAACGGTCGACAGCTATGAAATCGGATACAAGGCGTCGCTGCTCGATCGCCGGGTAACGGTGGCGCTGGCGGGCTTCCATGCGGACTATACCGACGTGCAGGTGCCGGGTTCGATCGGCACGCTGATCAATGGCCAGCAGACGTTCATCGGCGTCACCACCAACGCGGGCAAGGCGCGGATCAACGGCGCGGAAGCGGAAGTGACCGCGCGGCTGTTCGACGATGTGGCGATGAGCGGCGACCGGCTGACCTATGCCGGCACGCTCGGGTGGATCGATGCGAAATATACCCGCTTCATCGATGCGCGCGGGACCAACGTCGCCGATCGCCGCGCCTTCCAGAACACGCCCGAATGGACGTTCAGCCAGACGCTCGCCTACACCACGCCGGTCGGCGACGGGTCGCTCGATATCAGCGGCACGATGTCGTATCGCAGCGCCGCCCAGCAGTTCGAGCTACGCACGCCGGGGCTGGACCAGGGCGCGTACGGGCTGTTCGACGCGAACATCGTCTACAAGATCGACGACCGCTTCTCGATCGGGGTCCACGGCAAGAACCTGGCGGACAAGGAATATGTCGTGTCGGGGTATAACTTCCTGTCGCAGAATCCCGACACCGGGAATTTCAACCGCAATCCGGCGACGGGCAGGCTGATCCCGACGCTGGGCGCGGAAGGCGTGCTGACCGCTTACTACGGCAATCCGCGGCAGGTGTTCGCGACCTTCACGGCCAAGTTCTGA
- a CDS encoding TetR/AcrR family transcriptional regulator: protein MAQGEADASADASTNDAKTPRTDRGRRTQRAILDAAAIEFGERGFHAASISSITRRANVALGSFYTYFDSKDAVFRALVRDMSDQVRDHVAPAIRAANGQIAAERAGLLGFLEFVRDHKELYRIIDEAEFVDPESFRLHYATTADRITQRLTAAADRGELKPGVGEIHAWAIMGMNVFLGLRYGVWNTDHPAEDVADQIASMLADGIGNQDS from the coding sequence ATGGCGCAGGGGGAAGCCGATGCATCGGCGGACGCATCCACCAACGACGCAAAGACACCGCGAACCGATCGCGGACGGCGGACGCAACGCGCCATTCTCGATGCCGCCGCGATCGAGTTCGGCGAACGTGGTTTCCACGCAGCGTCGATCAGTTCGATCACGCGCCGCGCAAATGTCGCGCTCGGCAGTTTCTACACGTACTTTGATTCCAAGGACGCGGTGTTCCGTGCGTTGGTGCGCGACATGTCGGACCAGGTTCGCGACCACGTCGCCCCCGCGATCCGCGCCGCCAACGGACAGATCGCGGCCGAGCGCGCCGGTTTGCTAGGTTTCCTGGAATTCGTTCGCGATCATAAGGAATTGTACCGAATCATCGACGAAGCCGAATTCGTCGATCCCGAAAGCTTCCGGCTGCACTATGCGACGACCGCCGACCGCATCACCCAGCGGCTGACCGCGGCGGCGGATCGCGGAGAACTGAAGCCCGGCGTCGGCGAAATCCATGCCTGGGCGATCATGGGAATGAACGTCTTCCTCGGCCTGCGCTACGGCGTATGGAATACCGATCACCCGGCCGAGGACGTAGCCGATCAGATCGCATCGATGCTGGCGGATGGAATCGGCAACCAGGATAGCTGA
- a CDS encoding TonB-dependent receptor: protein MADGHLIDRNAHALRRLALTASVVALAFAATAAQAQDAPVAPDETAEDIVVTGDRASTLAAIRIKRDAPTIIEAVSADTVGKLPDYNPAEAIQRLPGVSVQIDQGEARYAVVRGVDSNLNNVTIDGNLVGAPEAEGRRVSLDTIPSDLVASIEVIKAVTADYDANAVGGTINIRTPSAFDRADSFLFGSLRGSLNDIDGRLGGGGSLTYGTRFGGDDSFGIVAAASYNKRFLSSQTANPVSWIPRGPGVRNAPAQYQLYDYEITRERIGAVLNLEWRGADLSLYIRNIYNEYTDEEGRDFLDYDYDRGTATILSPTSIRYSRGRGTRAFRQNNQTQKLLNVSPGGEWDFGGGKLAFNYTYANASEHTPVRDDLDAISPDTLNNTIDLSPSRPVFSQINPAIANASIYNLRRFQFRSEEIDETLHSGRADVTFGDVFGDTEGFIKLGGKYLNRHKTRDSRRLRYDYTGAATLAGAMTNDASPYYNGDYPGVFGPRLDYGKLLGLFDANSVGFTLNTIETLRNDFNVDYGIREKIYAGYGMGSITLGDLTAIGGVRVEHTDTRSTAFSVRDADGDRVLERSDITPLTGVNRYTDVLPSLHLNYRPSDDVQIRAAYTNTIGRPNYDAAVPTFEEDAGVGSAGNPDLKPFKSMGLDLTAEFYPAREAIVSAGVFYKKIENPIYNGIVLNTVLNGVPLTQLSQPLNAKSGYILGVEANLQYQLSFLPAPLDGLGVSVNGTYVKSDLQVPGREAEDIPFFRQSDRIANAAIFYAIGRIEARVALSYRDDYIESIGAVRTSDIYNKARAQLDAKLSFDLTDKIELFGTASNITNAPLAFYQADKTQTFSREIYSYSLSFGISGAF, encoded by the coding sequence ATGGCTGACGGGCATTTGATCGATCGCAACGCGCACGCCCTCCGTCGGCTGGCGCTGACCGCCAGCGTCGTCGCGCTGGCCTTTGCCGCGACCGCCGCGCAGGCGCAGGACGCCCCGGTCGCACCGGACGAAACCGCGGAGGACATCGTCGTCACGGGCGACCGCGCCTCCACCCTGGCCGCGATCCGCATCAAGCGCGACGCGCCGACCATCATCGAGGCGGTGTCCGCCGATACCGTCGGCAAGCTGCCCGATTACAACCCGGCCGAGGCGATCCAGCGGCTACCCGGCGTATCGGTGCAGATCGACCAGGGGGAGGCGCGCTACGCCGTCGTTCGCGGGGTCGATTCGAACCTGAACAACGTCACGATCGACGGGAATCTCGTTGGCGCGCCCGAAGCGGAGGGTCGCCGGGTCTCGCTCGACACCATCCCGTCCGATCTGGTCGCGTCGATCGAGGTGATCAAGGCGGTGACGGCCGACTATGACGCCAATGCGGTCGGCGGCACGATCAACATCCGCACCCCGTCCGCGTTCGACCGGGCCGACAGCTTCCTGTTCGGCAGTCTGCGCGGATCGTTGAACGATATCGACGGCCGTCTGGGCGGCGGCGGCAGCCTGACCTATGGCACGCGCTTCGGCGGCGACGACAGTTTCGGGATCGTCGCGGCGGCCAGCTACAACAAGCGTTTCCTGAGCTCGCAGACCGCCAATCCGGTATCGTGGATTCCGCGTGGGCCAGGCGTGCGCAACGCGCCCGCGCAATATCAGCTGTACGATTATGAGATCACGCGCGAACGCATCGGCGCGGTGCTGAACCTGGAATGGCGCGGGGCCGACCTGTCGCTCTACATCCGCAACATCTACAACGAATATACCGATGAGGAAGGGCGCGATTTCCTCGATTACGATTACGATCGCGGCACCGCGACGATCCTGTCGCCGACCAGCATCCGCTATTCGCGCGGCCGCGGCACGCGCGCGTTTCGGCAGAACAACCAGACGCAGAAACTGCTCAACGTCTCACCCGGCGGCGAATGGGATTTCGGCGGCGGAAAGCTGGCGTTCAACTACACCTACGCGAACGCGAGCGAACATACCCCGGTGCGCGACGATCTCGATGCGATCTCGCCCGATACGCTGAACAACACGATCGATCTGTCGCCATCGCGGCCGGTGTTCAGCCAGATCAATCCGGCGATCGCCAATGCGTCGATCTACAATTTGCGCCGTTTCCAGTTCCGCAGCGAGGAAATCGACGAGACGCTGCATTCGGGTCGCGCCGACGTGACCTTCGGCGATGTGTTCGGCGACACCGAAGGCTTCATCAAGCTGGGCGGCAAATACCTCAACCGCCACAAGACGCGCGACAGCCGCCGCCTGCGGTACGATTACACCGGCGCCGCGACGCTGGCGGGGGCGATGACGAACGACGCTTCGCCTTACTACAACGGCGATTATCCCGGCGTGTTCGGCCCGCGGCTGGACTACGGCAAGCTGCTTGGCCTGTTCGACGCCAATTCCGTAGGGTTCACGCTCAACACGATCGAGACGCTGCGCAACGATTTCAACGTCGACTACGGCATCCGCGAGAAGATCTACGCCGGTTACGGCATGGGCAGTATCACGCTGGGTGACCTGACCGCGATCGGCGGCGTTCGCGTCGAGCATACCGATACGCGATCGACCGCCTTTTCGGTGCGCGACGCAGACGGCGACCGTGTGCTGGAGCGGTCCGACATCACGCCGCTGACCGGTGTGAACCGCTACACCGACGTGCTGCCCAGCCTGCACCTGAATTACCGCCCGAGCGACGACGTGCAGATCCGTGCCGCGTACACCAACACGATCGGTCGCCCGAACTACGATGCGGCGGTGCCGACGTTCGAGGAAGACGCGGGCGTCGGTTCGGCGGGCAACCCCGATCTGAAGCCGTTCAAATCGATGGGGCTCGACCTGACCGCCGAATTCTATCCGGCGCGCGAGGCGATCGTGTCGGCGGGCGTGTTCTACAAGAAGATCGAGAATCCGATCTACAACGGGATCGTCCTGAACACGGTGTTGAACGGCGTGCCGTTGACCCAGCTGTCGCAGCCTCTGAACGCGAAGAGCGGCTATATCCTGGGGGTCGAGGCCAATCTGCAATATCAGCTGAGCTTCCTGCCCGCGCCGCTCGACGGGCTGGGGGTGTCAGTCAACGGCACCTATGTGAAGTCCGACCTGCAGGTGCCGGGACGCGAGGCCGAGGACATTCCGTTCTTCCGCCAATCGGACAGAATCGCCAACGCCGCGATCTTTTATGCGATCGGCCGGATCGAGGCGCGCGTCGCGCTGTCGTACCGCGACGACTATATCGAGAGCATCGGCGCGGTGCGTACCTCGGACATCTACAACAAGGCGCGCGCGCAGCTGGATGCGAAACTGAGCTTCGACCTGACCGACAAGATCGAGCTGTTCGGCACCGCGTCGAACATCACCAACGCGCCGCTCGCCTTCTATCAGGCCGACAAGACCCAGACATTCTCACGCGAAATCTATTCTTATTCGCTGAGCTTCGGGATCAGCGGGGCGTTCTGA
- a CDS encoding alkaline phosphatase, translating into MTDLYADRRSFLTAGAAGFGLLGLPGAARATASGFTHGVASGDPKQASVILWTRYRPANGGETSIRVEVAEDERFRRIVSRGEGVASPNADHCVKLRPAGLKPGRWYHYRFIAEGGDRSPPGRTRTLPARGTNPFRIAVMSCANKEFGFFNGYAHVAARDDVDLVIHLGDYIYEWGTGQHSQAAKAMADRAALPPGETVTLADYRARYADYRADPDLAALHARLPMISIIDDHEVANNSWRGGASNHDASEGTWDARKAAAMQAYHEWLPMPDTPYDRYDIGDLGAIFRLETRLLARDEPLDLGDALKGAANPLKAAAAFRDGPLADPRRTMLGAAQERWLGDGFAASVKAGQRWQILAQQVAMGPMVLPAQAPGWFDAPPPAATVDRLKLGVAAAKLGLPFSMDNWNGYPAARTRLLDSAIAAKADLITLSGDSHNAWAFDLASGNRAAGVEFAGQSIASFGFEARFTADPARIAADLVAANPALRWCDTSRRGYMTVTLTSDSARSDWTMLDTVRRRSLAVTGTTTAQVAHGARKLEMA; encoded by the coding sequence ATGACCGATCTTTACGCCGACCGGCGATCGTTCCTGACCGCGGGCGCCGCGGGATTTGGATTGCTCGGGCTGCCCGGTGCGGCGCGCGCAACGGCGAGCGGCTTCACCCACGGCGTCGCGAGCGGCGATCCCAAACAGGCGAGCGTGATCCTGTGGACGCGCTATCGCCCCGCGAACGGCGGCGAGACGAGCATACGCGTGGAGGTGGCGGAGGATGAGCGGTTCCGCCGCATCGTCTCGCGCGGCGAAGGCGTCGCCTCACCCAATGCGGACCACTGCGTGAAGCTGCGTCCCGCCGGACTGAAACCCGGCCGCTGGTATCACTACCGCTTCATCGCCGAGGGGGGCGACCGATCCCCGCCCGGCCGGACCCGCACGTTGCCCGCGCGCGGCACCAATCCGTTCCGCATCGCGGTGATGTCGTGCGCCAACAAGGAATTCGGCTTCTTCAACGGTTATGCCCATGTCGCTGCGCGCGACGACGTGGATCTCGTCATCCATCTCGGCGACTACATTTACGAATGGGGCACCGGGCAGCACAGCCAGGCGGCGAAGGCGATGGCCGATCGCGCCGCACTGCCGCCGGGCGAGACCGTCACGCTGGCCGACTATCGCGCGCGTTACGCCGATTACCGCGCCGATCCCGATCTCGCCGCACTCCACGCGCGGCTGCCGATGATCTCGATCATCGACGATCATGAAGTGGCGAACAATTCGTGGCGCGGCGGGGCGAGCAACCATGATGCCAGTGAAGGAACATGGGACGCGCGCAAGGCGGCGGCGATGCAGGCCTATCACGAATGGCTGCCGATGCCCGACACGCCGTACGATCGCTACGATATTGGCGATCTCGGCGCGATCTTCCGGCTCGAAACGCGGCTGCTGGCGCGTGACGAGCCGCTCGATCTGGGTGATGCGCTGAAGGGCGCGGCCAATCCGCTGAAGGCAGCCGCGGCCTTTCGCGATGGCCCGCTGGCCGATCCGCGCCGCACGATGCTGGGCGCGGCGCAGGAACGCTGGCTCGGCGACGGTTTCGCTGCCTCGGTCAAGGCGGGGCAGCGTTGGCAGATACTTGCGCAACAGGTGGCGATGGGGCCGATGGTGCTGCCCGCACAGGCCCCCGGCTGGTTCGACGCGCCGCCGCCCGCCGCCACGGTCGACCGGCTGAAGCTGGGCGTGGCCGCGGCTAAGCTCGGTCTGCCGTTCAGCATGGATAATTGGAACGGTTATCCCGCCGCACGCACCCGCCTGCTCGACAGCGCGATCGCCGCCAAGGCAGATCTCATCACGCTGTCGGGCGACAGCCACAATGCCTGGGCATTCGATCTCGCCTCGGGCAACCGTGCGGCGGGCGTCGAATTCGCCGGGCAGTCGATTGCCTCATTCGGGTTCGAGGCGCGCTTCACCGCCGATCCGGCGCGTATCGCCGCCGATCTGGTCGCGGCCAATCCGGCGCTGCGCTGGTGCGACACCAGCCGCCGTGGCTATATGACGGTGACGCTGACCAGCGACAGCGCGCGATCGGACTGGACGATGCTCGACACCGTCCGCCGCCGCTCGCTCGCCGTGACCGGCACCACCACCGCGCAGGTCGCGCACGGCGCACGCAAACTGGAGATGGCATGA